In Streptomyces sp. NBC_01707, a genomic segment contains:
- a CDS encoding 1-phosphofructokinase family hexose kinase gives MILTVTLNTALDLTYGVPALVPHTSHRVGDISERPGGKGLNVARVLSALGHETVVTGFAGGATGAVLRDLLAGLPPRDALVAVAGNTRRTIAVVDASTGDTTQLNEPGPLVTAGEWAAFLTTYRGLLGEADAVALCGSLPPGIHVGAYAELVRVARTADVPVLLDTSGEPLRRGIAARPDLIKPNADELAQLTGSREPLRATRDARRRGAHGVIASLGADGMLAVTPDGTWRAAPPARVAGNPTGAGDSAVAGLLSGLVEGLSWPDRLRRAVALSTATVLAPAAGEFDRAAYEELLSRVDVEEYAATTA, from the coding sequence GTGATCCTCACGGTCACGCTGAACACGGCACTCGACCTGACGTACGGCGTACCGGCGTTGGTCCCGCACACCAGCCACCGCGTCGGCGACATCTCCGAACGCCCCGGCGGCAAGGGCCTCAACGTGGCCCGGGTGCTCTCCGCGCTCGGCCACGAGACCGTGGTCACCGGGTTCGCCGGAGGCGCCACCGGAGCGGTCCTCCGTGACCTGCTGGCCGGCCTCCCGCCGCGCGACGCACTCGTCGCCGTCGCCGGGAACACCCGCCGCACGATCGCCGTCGTCGACGCCTCCACCGGCGACACCACCCAGCTCAACGAACCGGGCCCGCTCGTCACCGCCGGCGAATGGGCAGCCTTCCTCACCACGTACCGAGGGCTCCTCGGCGAAGCGGACGCGGTCGCCCTCTGCGGCAGCCTGCCGCCCGGCATCCACGTAGGCGCGTACGCCGAACTGGTCCGCGTGGCCCGCACCGCCGACGTCCCGGTCCTCCTCGACACCAGCGGCGAACCGCTGCGCCGGGGCATCGCCGCCCGCCCCGACCTGATCAAGCCGAACGCCGACGAACTGGCCCAGCTCACCGGCTCCCGCGAACCGCTGCGCGCCACTCGCGACGCCCGCCGCCGCGGCGCGCACGGCGTCATAGCCTCGCTCGGCGCGGACGGCATGCTCGCCGTCACTCCCGACGGCACCTGGCGGGCCGCACCGCCCGCCAGGGTCGCGGGCAACCCGACCGGAGCGGGCGACTCCGCGGTGGCCGGACTGCTGTCCGGGCTCGTGGAGGGCCTGAGCTGGCCGGACCGGCTGCGCAGGGCGGTGGCGCTGTCGACGGCGACGGTGCTGGCCCCCGCGGCCGGGGAGTTCGACCGGGCGGCGTACGAGGAGCTGCTGTCGCGCGTCGATGTCGAGGAGTACGCAGCGACGACGGCCTGA